A single region of the Pyricularia oryzae 70-15 chromosome 4, whole genome shotgun sequence genome encodes:
- a CDS encoding vacuolar protein sorting-associated protein 13, translating to MLEGLVAGLINRFLGMYVQNFDPAQLKVGIWSGDVNLKNLQLRREALDQLKLPLNVVEGHLGNLTLVIPWSNLRGAPVKVYIEDVFLLASPKEEAEYNEEEEERRRQRIKMDKLDSAELLKERSQEGLSQEEQKRSQSFMESFATKIVDNLQVTVKNIHVRYEDSISAPGHPFALGVTLKEFSAVSTDGEWQPAFISDSTGTTHKLATLGALAVYWNTDATLLGTGREATTPGEEAPTHQEIADKFRALIPEDDEKNQTHHQFILKPVSGQAKIELDKSGKTTVPKFKANLLFDEIGLVLDDDQYRDGLMMVDLFHYFIRHQEYKKYQPKGVTPKEDPRAWFKFAGDAVLAKIHERNRRWSWEYFKERRDDRLRYIELFKKRKQNPNLDPDDHDEITKLEWKLDYEDLRFWRSLARNQLKKENAAALRNQPKKAEPQQQGWLSWVWGAKPEAEHQPADEDENTKITEEQRKELYEVIDWDEKTALAESIDEPRETVKLQIEASLSTGSLTLKQNPHGDSRDLVSLHFDLFKAKALKRVDSIFLDLGLGGLRVNDGTTPDTFFPEIVRVKDAPNNKRRKRLSIVELEEHSEEAFFRLQVEQNPLDAQGDIAVTAKLNPLEIVWNPNIVVGVVDFFRPPERHMESITALMESAGATVEGLREQTRAGLEFALEEHKTINAKLDLQAPLIIIPQSITQAKSTCVILDAGHISVNSELVDKESMKQVQSKQSQTYTDEDYKRLESLMYDKFIVKLTSTQLLIGPSIDETKTQLMERDESKMMHVVDKINVDFVVAISILPKAPNLTRMKVSGHMPVLHAVASDTKYKTLMQIINVAIPKLGNEAESTMPVEDKPQPKRPRLSSGVSSRSGVRKSHHRKSSQFINFAPQQQTAIVLDDSIDDEDEFEDASEGSTKQQLKMQQRTFEFKFAVDELRGSLYRSDPERKKPDALLVELVAQNFDLEFFIRQFDMVAEVSLGSVTVDDFVDNPPAEFKSIVSSGDIEDRKQKRELVHVKYVKVKKESPEFMSVYDGVETNVNAAISTINLIVTRKTLLTLLDFILITFAPGNNDNNANTQQKAISPDGSEVDIVVDPPPGQQPQQGGAIRVKVDLKSIRMILNNDGIRLATLSFNQADVGVFLLGKTMRVSTKLGDLSLVDDVNQGVSEESSLRKLVTIQGDDLADFRYETFDAESKSYPGHDSFIYLRAGSVKINFMEEPFRKIIDFLVKFGKMQAIFNAARQAAANQANQLQQGNSRIKFDVVVKTPIVVFPRVVLPSQPKRDLMTAYLGEIYAQNKFAPLDDSENSEVVQKLSVGIRNIRLTSLFHYPDDVSEELELIDHVDLGFKMTYAEHKEGAKRPDLEIEGHMTDFNLRITQYQLKFLLEISRSVPAAFAGDPDQSVDEAVEQQVDNHTLENARSQSGERGSSGDNQLVDLSPELGTQAETWTRLDLVFVVHTIGLELLNGAEDRPIGDSEKASLSRFSLDDSKLKTRIQSNNALEAEFVIHSFTIHDSRPGETNKFRKIMTSRNKNVQQFMASVSMTGGDKRDVIALVAIDNPRVIFALDYLFTIQRFVTTALTVEEPHVIEELQSPIETPDESDAESMQVTFSGRGSARPSTSAEAGQAAKGPENTAPMNLAFRVNVVDAQVILIANPLSASSEAIVLGTKQVLLSKQHALTLQVSEIGMFLCRMDKFEESRLRIIDDFSIRTSMDTSIENQTNIHIDIEPLILRLALRDILVALQIIAKASELSGNDEPTPKTGTADAKAKELRQAGLKQRTASGKGRSTVAPNKTKSATVAPSTRSQQGPRSGGVHDIAKPPIMREELTATIEGIRVVLIGDLHELPIMDLSIKDFTTSAEDWSSNLKAETAIEMYINVYNFSKSAWEPLLEPWKVGFGVAKNPESGLLSIDVTSKQIFDVTITTSTIALASKSIEYLRRDEDVLGKPRGVEAPYRLRNYTGFDVVVTAKNPTSNENITLRLEEGQEAPWSFEDWEKMRESLITESSSSSVAVQLEGSGFDPVKNIRLNREGEFLYGLKPKADKVLHRMLVEVSLGNDNVKYVTLRSPLLVENQTQIPVELGVYDAQDGHLLKIEKIAPGEARPAPVGAVFLKSLLVRPDSGFGYQWSSETLWWKDLLKRPTRTMVCKGEQGEPFYFQVHASYDKTNPLTSVYPYMRVKLSAPVVLENLLPYDFKYRIYDKNTKKDWTNFLRKGGVSPVHVVELSHLLLLSIDMQDTVFKPSDFAIINSGQSEEYKKEMALTCRDEQGLVLNLKMHYYRIPNGGGAFKVTVYSPYVILNKTGLDINIKSKGFMQHAKAAAGGPGQGRQSLIDVSDNERLKALPIMFSFANDDQRNRAMLKVGDSEWSKGQSFDAIGSTSDVVLQSTSRNAEIHVGISVQSGEGKYKMTKVVTLAPRFIVQNKMGEEINIREPSSSSLMSLQKDALQPLHFLQRTSVKQLCLCYSGVNNQWSAPFNISDIGTQHVKIARTGHRQQLVRAEVLMEDATIFVTLSKETKNWPFSMRNESDTEFTFYQANPNMDEDGAEDRSGWRQIRYRLPPRSIMPYAWDFPAAKHKEVVISANGKERHVKLAEIGNLVPMKFVAASGQPKIIDINVAADGPTQSLILSNFKQSKSLYRQKSHLHRSNTASSSTTDAGFEVKSQDLGTTFQAQLKLAGIGVSLITSQLKELAYITLRDVELKYSESPLYQTVSLAVKWIQIDNQLFGGIFPMVLYPSVVPKRAQEIDAHPSLHAQVTRVKDDSYGVLYIKYATVLLQQMTVDLDEDFVYAVLDYSKVPGTVWTIEEEDGTLCDDNLDIPRPQQQQAAQDIYFELLNIQPMQLDLSFVRTERINAEDKTSSRNPLMFFLNVMTMAIGNVNDAPLRLNALMLENVRVSIPLLVQNVSNHYSQEALYQVHKILGSADFLGNPVGLFNNISSGVADVFYEPYQGLIMSDRPEDIGVGLARGAASFAKKTVYGFSDSFSKFTGAMSKGLAAATLDKQFQDRRRITRARNRPKHALYGVTAGANSLFTSVASGVGGLARKPLEGAEQEGALGFFKGVGKGVLGFTTKPVIGVLDLASNVSEGIRNTTTVFDGSELDRVRLTRFISKDGIVRPYSQREALGQSWLKQVENGKYFDEEYVAHLELPREDVVVMVTYSRILLIRSRRLTTEWDIPLKDVQTISKERTGLSLVLRGGQNGPFIPVGEESGRAFLYRSVAIAVEEFNRRFRALE from the exons ATGTTGGAAGGGCTTGTGGCAGGCCTGATCAACCGCTTCCTGGGCATGTATGTCCAGAACTTTGATCCTGCCCAGCTCAAAGTCGGAATCTGGTCCGGCGATGTCAACCTAAAGAACCTCCAGCTACGACGCGAAGCACTCGATCAGCTCAAGTTGCCCCTGAACGTTGTTGAAGGCCATCTCGGAAACCTGACTCTCGTCATCCCATGGTCCAACTTGCGGGGAGCCCCCGTCAAGGTCTACATTGAAGATGTATTCCTCCTTGCCTCTCCCAAGGAGGAGGCCGAATACaacgaggaagaggaggagcgcAGGAGGCAACGCATCAAGATGGACAAGTTGGACTCGGCTGAGTTGCTCAAAGAAAGATCACAAGAGGGCCTCAGTCAAGAGGAGCAGAAGCGGAGCCAAAGTTTCATGGAGAGCTTTGCCACCAAGATTGTCGACAATCTTCAGGTCACGGTGAAGAACATACATGTGCGATACGAGGACTCGATATCAGCACCGGGCCACCCTTTTGCGCTTGGAGTCACGCTCAAGGAATTCAGCGCCGTCAGCACGGATGGCGAGTGGCAGCCAGCATTTATCTCGGACTCGACCGGCACTACACATAAGCTGGCAACTCTGGGGGCGTTGGCTGTGTATTGGAACACAGATGCAACCCTTCTTGGCACCGGCCGGGAGGCAACGACGCCGGGCGAGGAAGCGCCAACTCATCAGGAAATTGCAGACAAGTTCAGGGCCCTAATACCGGAGGACGACGAGAAGAACCAAACACACCATCAATTTATACTGAAGCCTGTGAGCGGACAAGCCAAAATCGAGTTGGACAAGTCGGGCAAGACAACAGTGCCAAAGTTCAAGGCAAACCTGCTATTCGACGAGATCGGACTAGTCCTTGATGATGACCAATACCGAGATGGTCTTATGATGGTTGATCTGTTTCACTACTTCATTAGGCACCAAGAGTATAAGAAGTATCAACCAAAAGGCGTCACTCCCAAGGAAGATCCCAGGGCTTGGTTCAAGTTTGCTGGCGATGCAGTGCTCGCCAAAATCCATGAGCGTAATCGCCGCTGGTCCTGGGAATACTTCAAAGAGCGCCGAGACGACCGACTGCGGTACATAGAGCTCTTCAAAAAGAGGAAGCAGAATCCTAATCTTGACCCTGACGACCATGACGAAATCACGAAACTTGAGTGGAAACTTGACTATGAAGACCTTCGGTTCTGGAGATCCCTTGCTCGCAATCAGCTCAAAAAAGAGAATGCTGCTGCCCTCAGGAACCAGCCCAAAAAGGCAGAGCCTCAACAGCAAGGGTGGCTCTCCTGGGTCTGGGGAGCCAAGCCAGAAGCTGAACACCAGCCTGCAGATGAGGACGAAAACACCAAAATCACAGAGGAGCAGCGCAAAGAGCTATACGAAGTCATAGACTGGGACGAGAAAACTGCACTCGCCGAGTCGATTGACGAACCCCGCGAAACCGTTAAGCTGCAGATCGAAGCGTCCCTTAGTACGGGAAGCTTGACGCTGAAGCAAAATCCCCACGGTGATTCTCGGGACCTCGTCAGCCTTCACTTTGACCTGTTCAAGGCAAAGGCCCTGAAGAGGGTGGACTCGATATTCCTTGATCTTGGCCTCGGCGGACTTCGGGTGAACGATGGCACAACTCCCGATACTTTCTTCCCAGAAATTGTAAGAGTGAAAGATGCCCCCAATAACAAGAGGAGAAAGCGGCTATCCATTGTGGAGCTTGAAGAGCATagcgaggaagcattttttAGACTTCAAGTCGAGCAGAACCCGCTCGATGCCCAGGGTGACATTGCTGTCACGGCAAAGCTCAATCCACTCGAGATTGTGTGGAACCCGAACATAGTTGTTGGGGTGGTCGACTTCTTTAGGCCACCAGAAAGGCATATGGAGTCCATCACGGCTCTGATGGAGTCTGCAGGAGCGACAGTTGAAGGGCTCAGGGAGCAGACCCGGGCTGGTCTTGAATTTGCTCTCGAGGAGCACAAGACCATCAACGCCAAACTGGACTTGCAGGCACCCCTGATAATAATCCCACAAAGCATCACCCAAGCAAAGTCAACATGCGTGATCCTTGATGCTGGTCACATCAGCGTCAACAGTGAACTGGTCGACAAGGAAAGCATGAAGCAGGTACAATCCAAGCAAAGCCAAACTTATACAGACGAGGACTACAAGAGGCTCGAGTCGTTGATGTATGACAAGTTCATTGTCAAGCTTACATCTACACAACTTTTGATCGGCCCGTCAATTGACGAGACCAAAACCCAACTGATGGAAAGGGACGAGTCCAAGATGATGCACGTCGTTGACAAGATCAATGTGGACTTTGTGGTGGCGATTTCGATTCTACCCAAAGCTCCGAACCTAACTCGTATGAAAGTTTCCGGGCATATGCCGGTGCTTCACGCCGTGGCATCAGACACCAAGTACAAAACTCTCATGCAAATCATCAACGTCGCCATACCCAAGCTTGGGAACGAGGCGGAATCGACAATGCCGGTAGAAGACAAACCGCAACCAAAGAGACCTCGACTTTCTAGCGGAGTTTCCAGTCGCTCGGGAGTCAGGAAGTCGCACCACCGAAAGTCTTCACAGTTTATCAACTTTGCACCACAACAGCAGACGGCTATAGTACTTGATGATTCCATCGACGACGAAGATGAGTTTGAAGATGCGAGTGAGGGATCCACCAAGCAACAGCTCAAGATGCAGCAAAGAACCTTTGAGTTCAAGTTCGCCGTCGATGAGCTGCGTGGTTCTTTGTATCGAAGTGACCCGGAGCGTAAGAAGCCGGATGCGCTCCTTGTTGAGCTGGTGGCTCAAAACTTCGACCTGGAATTCTTTATCCGACAGTTTGACATGGTCGCTGAAGTATCCCTAGGCAGCGTCACAGTCGATGACTTTGTTGATAATCCCCCTGCCGAGTTCAAGTCAATAGTATCATCGGGAGATATCGAGGACCGTAAACAAAAACGAGAGCTTGTTCACGTCAAATATGTCAAGGTCAAGAAAGAGTCGCCCGAGTTCATGTCTGTGTATGATGGGGTTGAAACCAATGTCAACGCAGCCATTTCTACCATCAACCTGATCGTCACCAGGAAGACCTTGCTGACGTTGTTGGATTTCATTTTGATCACGTTTGCGCCGGGTAACAACGACAACAACGCCAACACCCAGCAGAAAGCCATCAGCCCTGACGGTTCTGAAGTGGACATTGTGGTCGATCCGCCACCTGGACAACAGCCACAACAAGGGGGTGCTATCCGGGTTAAGGTGGATCTTAAGAGTATTCGGATGATTCTCAATAATGATGGGATACGCCTGGCGACGCTCTCTTTCAATCAGGCCGATGTTGGAGTCTTCCTTTTGGGCAAGACCATGCGCGTCTCCACCAAGCTGGGCGACCTGTCTCTTGTAGACGACGTTAACCAGGGTGTCTCCGAAGAGTCGAGCCTTCGCAAGCTTGTAACTATCCAAGGTGATGACCTCGCAGATTTCCGATACGAAACTTTCGATGCCGAGTCAAAATCATACCCAGGGCATGATTCTTTCATTTATCTACGTGCCGGTTCAGTCAAGATCAATTTTATGGAGGAACCTTTTAGGAAAATCATCGACTTCCTCGTCAAATTCGGTAAAATGCAAGCAATATTCAATGCGGCAAGACAAGCTGCAGCCAACCAAGCCAACCAGCTGCAACAGGGCAACAGTCGCATAAAATtcgacgtcgtcgtcaagacacccattgtggTCTTCCCCCGAGTTGTGCTGCCAAGCCAGCCTAAGCGGGATCTCATGACGGCCTATCTGGGTGAGATTTACGCCCAGAACAAGTTTGCGCCACTGGATGATTCGGAAAACTCAGAGGTTGTGCAGAAGCTGTCTGTCGGCATACGAAACATCCGCTTGACTTCCCTCTTCCACTATCCGGACGATGTATCGGAGGAGCTGGAGTTGATTGATCATGTCGATTTGGGCTTTAAAATGACCTACGCCGAACACAAAGAGGGCGCCAAGCGTCCAGATCTTGAGATCGAGGGGCACATGACGGATTTCAATCTGCGCATCACGCAATATCAACTCAAGTTCCTACTTGAGATTTCACGATCGGTCCCAGCCGCATTTGCGGGCGATCCGGATCAGTCGGTCGACGAGGCTGTAGAGCAGCAAGTTGACAACCATACCTTGGAGAATGCTCGCAGTCAATCAGGTGAAAGAGGCAGTTCAGGTGACAACCAGCTTGTAGACCTGTCTCCTGAACTGGGCACACAAGCCGAGACTTGGACACGACTTGATCTTGTGTTTGTTGTACACACTATCGGATTGGAACTACTTAATGGTGCAGAGGACCGCCCGATTGGCGACAGTGAGAAGGCCAGTCTTTCGCGCTTCTCGTTGGACGACAGCAAGCTGAAGACACGCATACAATCCAACAATGCTCTGGAGGCGGAGTTTGTGATTCACTCATTCACAATTCATGACAGCCGACCTGGTGAGACGAACAAGTTCAGGAAGATTATGACATCGCGCAATAAGAACGTGCAACAGTTCATGGCAAGCGTATCAATGACTGGCGGTGATAAGCGAGACGTTATTGCCCTGGTAGCCATTGACAACCCGCGTGTCATTTTTGCCTTGGACTATTTGTTTACCATTCAAAGATTTGTCACAACGGCTTTGACAGTTGAAGAGCCTCATGtcatcgaggagctacaAAGTCCGATTGAGACTCCAGACGAATCGGATGCAGAATCGATGCAAGTCACGTTCTCTGGCCGGGGGTCAGCGAGGCCCAGCACCAGCGCTGAAGCAGGACAAGCAGCCAAGGGTCCGGAAAACACAGCGCCAATGAACCTGGCATTCCGTGTGAATGTTGTCGATGCGCAGGTTATCCTGATCGCGAACCCTCTCAGCGCAAGCTCAGAGGCAATCGTTCTGGGAACGAAGCAGGTCCTGCTATCGAAACAGCACGCCCTGACATTGCAAGTTTCCGAGATTGGCATGTTTCTCTGCCGCATGGACAAGTTTGAGGAATCTCGATTGCGGATCATTGATGACTTTAGCATCAGGACATCAATGGACACCTCTATCGAGAACCAGACCAACATCCACATTGACATTGAGCCACTCATCCTACGTCTCGCGTTGCGTGACATTCTGGTCGCTTTGCAAATCATTGCCAAGGCTTCGGAGTTGTCGGGCAACGATGAGCCTACCCCGAAGACTGGCACGGCAGACGCAAAGGCTAAAGAGTTGCGACAGGCAGGCTTGAAGCAGCGTACAGCTAGTGGCAAAGGCCGTTCAACGGTTGCTCCAAACAAGACCAAGTCTGCCACAGTTGCCCCCAGCACCAGAAGCCAGCAAGGACCGAGGAGTGGAGGCGTTCATGACATTGCGAAGCCTCCAATTATGCGCGAAGAGCTGACTGCTACGATTGAAGGCATTCGTGTCGTGCTGATAGGGGACCTGCACGAACTGCCTATCATGGATCTCAGCATCAAGGATTTCACGACAAGCGCCGAGGATTGGTCCAGCAACCTCAAAGCCGAGACAGCAATCGAAATGTACATTAACGTGTACAACTTTTCCAAATCAGCTTGGGAGCCTCTCCTGGAGCCCTGGAAAGTCGGGTTTGGCGTTGCAAAGAATCCCGAGTCAGGATTGCTCTCGATCGATGTGACTTCTAAGCAGATATTTGATGTGACTATCACCACGTCCACGATCGCACTCGCTTCCAAATCCATCGAGTATCTTAGAAGGGATGAGGATGTGCTTGGAAAGCCAAGGGGGGTGGAGGCTCCGTACCGACTTCGCAACTACACGGGTTTCGACGTTGTTGTTACTGCGAAAAACCCAACATCGAATGAAAACATAACGCTCAGATTGGAGGAGGGTCAAGAAGCTCCATGGAGTTTCGAGGATTGGGAGAAGATGCGCGAAAGTCTCATAACAGAGAGCAGTTCAAGCAGCGTGGCCGTCCAACTAGAGGGTAGCGGATTTGATCCGGTCAAGAATATCCGCCTCAACCGCGAAGGTGAATTCTTGTATGGACTCAAGCCGAAAGCCGACAAGGTTCTCCACCGGATGCTTGTCGAGGTGTCTCTCGGCAATGACAATGTGAAATACGTCACGCTGCGGTCGCCACTTTTGGTCGAAAACCAGACTCAAATACCGGTTGAGCTTGGTGTATACGATGCTCAAGATGGCCACCTGCTGAAAATTGAAAAGATAGCCCCCGGTGAGGCGAGGCCAGCCCCGGTTGGCGCAGTGTTTCTCAAGAGCCTCCTCGTGCGGCCAGATTCTGGTTTCGGATACCAGTGGTCTTCGGAAACCCTATGGTGGAAGGACCTCCTGAAGAGGCCGACACGAACAATGGTTTGCAAGGGAGAACAGGGCGAGCCGTTTTATTTCCAAGTTCACGCGTCCTATGATAAGACCAACCCACTGACAAG TGTGTACCCCTATATGCGCGTGAAGCTTTCGGCCCCGGTTGTACTGGAGAACCTGCTGCCGTACGACTTCAAGTACCGAATCTACGACAAGAACACCAAGAAAGACTGGACAAACTTCCTTAGGAAAGGAGGTGTGAGCCCAGTTCATGTCGTCGAACTATCACATCTTCTCCTCCTGAGCATAGATATGCAGGACACAGTCTTCAAACCCAGTGACTTTGCCATCATAAACTCTGGACAAAGCGAGGAGTACAAGAAAGAGATGGCCCTGACCTGTAGGGACGAGCAAGGCCTTGTCCTGAATCTCAAGATGCACTACTACCGGATACCCAACGGAGGTGGCGCTTTCAAGGTCACTGTATACAGCCCTTATGTTATACTCAACAAAACGGGTCTGGACATCAACATCAAGTCCAAAGGATTCATGCAACACGCCAAGGCGGCTGCTGGTGGGCCAGGACAAGGCCGACAGTCGCTCATTGACGTCTCTGACAATGAGCGCCTCAAGGCACTCCCTATCATGTTTTCGTTTGCCAACGATGATCAACGGAATCGTGCCATGCTCAAGGTCGGCGATTCGGAATGGAGCAAAGGTCAGAGTTTTGATGCTATCGGTAGCACTTCGGACGTGGTGCTTCAATCTACCAGCCGAAATGCAGAGATACACGTCGGAATCTCGGTGCAGTCTGGCGAGGGCAAATACAAGATGACCAAAGTCGTCACCTTGGCACCAAGGTTCATTGTGCAGAACAAGATGGGCGAAGAGATCAACatcagggagccgagctcgTCTAGCCTCATGTCGTTACAAAAAGACGCGCTTCAGCCATTGCATTTCCTGCAAAGGACATCTGTCAAGCAGCTGTGTCTTTGCTACTCAGGCGTCAATAACCAGTGGAGTGCGCCTTTCAATATATCCGACATTGGCACCCAGCATGTCAAGATTGCGCGAACTGGGCATAGACAACAACTGGTCCGGGCAGAGGTCCTGATGGAAGATGCCACCATTTTTGTTACGCTAAGCAAGGAAACCAAGAACTGGCCCTTCTCGATGCGCAACGAGAGCGATACCGAGTTTACATTCTATCAGGCAAATCCAAACATGGACGAAGACGGTGCCGAGGACCGATCAGGCTGGCGACAGATAAGATACCGCCTGCCACCCCGCAGCATCATGCCGTACGCCTGGGATTTCCCTGCCGCAAAACACAAGGAGGTGGTAATCAGCGCGAATGGCAAGGAGCGGCATGTAAAACTTGCAGAGATTGGTAACCTGGTGCCCATGAAGTTTGTGGCAGCCTCAGGGCAGCCCAAAATCATCGACATCAACGTTGCAGCCGATGGCCCAACGCAAAGTCTTATTTTGAGCAACTTCAAGCAGTCCAAGAGCTTGTATCGGCAAAAGTCGCATCTGCACCGCAGCAATACGGCTTCGAGCAGCACAACCGATGCCGGATTCGAGGTCAAGAGTCAAGATTTAGGGACCACATTCCAGGCACAGCTCAAGCTGGCAGGCATAGGGGTCTCGCTGATAACCTCGCAACTCAAAGAGCTGGCTTATATCACGCTGCGTGACGTGGAACTCAAGTACAGCGAATCGCCGCTATACCAAACCGTCAGTCTTGCGGTCAAGTGGATACAGATTGACAATCAGCTGTTTGGAGGCATATTCCCTATGGTGCTGTACCCAAGTGTGGTTCCCAAGCGTGCACAAGAGATCGACGCACACCCTTCGCTGCACGCGCAAGTCACCCGTGTAAAGGATGATTCGTATGGCGTGCTATACATCAAGTACGCCACGGTCTTGCTGCAGCAAATGACGGTCGATCTGGACGAGGACTTTGTCTATGCCGTTCTTGACTACTCGAAGGTACCAGGGACTGTTTGGACGATCGAGGAAGAGGACGGAACTCTTTGCGATGACAATCTCGACATACCAAggccacagcagcagcaagcagCCCAGGACATCTACTTTGAACTGCTCAACATTCAGCCGATGCAGCTTGATTTGTCCTTTGTGCGCACTGAGCGGATCAACGCAGAGGACAAGACTTCGTCGCGCAACCCACTGATGTTCTTCCTCAACGTCATGACCATGGCCATAGGCAACGTCAACGATGCACCGCTTCGCTTGAATGCTCTGATGTTGGAGAATGTGCGTGTTTCGATACCTTTGCTGGTACAGAATGTTTCCAACCATTACAGCCAAGAAGCGCTATACCAGGTTCACAAGATCTTGGGATCGGCTGATTTCCTGGGCAACCCCGTGGGGCTCTTCAACAACATCTCGTCGGGTGTTGCCGACGTGTTTTACGAGCCGTACCAGGGGTTGATCATGTCAGATCGTCCCGAGGATATTGGTGTGGGCTTGGCGAGAGGAGCTGCCTCGTTTGCCAAGAAGACGGTATACGGCTTCTCGGACTCGTTCTCAAAGTTCACAGGAGCCATGTCAAAGGGTCTTGCGGCCGCTACCTTGGACAAGCAGTTCCAGGATCGAAGACGCATCACGCGTGCGCGAAACCGACCCAAGCATGCTTTGTATGGTGTCACGGCCGGTGCGAATTCATTGTTCACCAGTGTTGCTTCTGGTGTAGGAGGATTAGCAAGGAAGCCTCTTGAAGGTGCAGAGCAGGAGGGCGCGCTAGGTTTCTTCAAAGGCGTGGGCAAGGGAGTTTTGGGCTTCACGACGAAACCGGTTATTGGTGTGCTGGATCTTGCATCCAACGTATCGGAAGGCATCCGGAATACGACAACCGTGTTTGACGGGTCAGAGCTCGACAGAGTGCGTCTCACTCGGTTCATTTCGAAGGATGGAATCGTGCGGCCTTACAGCCAACGCGAAGCCCTGGGACAATCGTGGCTCAAGCAGGTTGAAAACGGCAAATACTTTGACGAGGAGTACGTTGCTCACCTTGAGCTGCCACGCGAGGATGTTGTGGTAATGGTGACGTACAGCCGGATTCTGCTCATCAGGAGTCGTCGTCTTACCACTGAATGGGACATACCGCTCAAGGATGTGCAGACGATCAGCAAGGAGCGGACGGGACTCAGCCTTGTGCTTCGAGGTGGGCAGAACGGGCCATTCATTCCTGTCGGGGAGGAGAGCGGGCGGGCGTTCCTGTACAGGAGTGTCGCCATTGCGGTGGAGGAATTTAATCGGCGCTTCAGAGCGTTGGAGTAG
- a CDS encoding retinol dehydrogenase 12 → MFGFFETKFNPTKDIPDLSGKVILVTGGNIGLGQSSVLELARHNPKHIFLAARNEEKARKAIESVSWELGTDKASVVSFLPLDLSSFDSIRKAAETVNSKTDELHILLNNAGIMMTPATTTKEGYEEQFGTNHMGHALLTRLLLPVLEKTAQGGKVDVRIVNLSSAGEGLAPTNAFDDLSRYKSPMEDVASHTRYGVSKLANIYHAQMLARKYPSIKAVSVHPGVVNTNLTRGLKETYPWIVPYVAPIAGALFFKTPAEGAKNQLWASTNEKVISGEFYWPVGLLGKGSEKSKDTEAAEKLWDWTEKELDAYLKQ, encoded by the coding sequence ATGTTTGGTTTCTTTGAGACCAAGTTCAATCCCACCAAGGACATTCCGGACCTCTCCGGCAAAGTCATTCTCGTCACCGGTGGCAATATTGGCCTCGGGCAATCCTCCGTCCTCGAGCTGGCCAGGCACAACCCAAAGCACATATTCCTCGCGGCACGCAATGAGGAAAAGGCCCGCAAGGCGATTGAAAGCGTCTCCTGGGAGCTCGGGACCGATAAGGCGTCAGTGGTGTCGTTCCTGCCGCTTGACCTAAGCTCCTTCGACAGCATTCGCAAGGCGGCCGAGACGGTCAACTCGAAAACGGACGAGCTTCACATCCTGCTCAATAACGCGGGAATAATGATGACGCCCGCCACCACGACCAAGGAGGGTTACGAAGAGCAATTCGGCACTAACCACATGGGCCACGCGCTTCTTACCCGCCTGCTGCTTCCGGTGCTGGAAAAGACGGCCCAGGGCGGTAAGGTTGACGTGCGTATCGTCAATCTTTCGTCGGCCGGCGAAGGCCTGGCGCCAACCAATGCTTTTGATGATTTGTCGCGGTACAAATCTCCCATGGAGGACGTGGCTTCGCACACTCGTTATGGCGTCTCCAAATTGGCCAACATCTATCATGCGCAAATGCTTGCGCGTAAATATCCCAGCATTAAGGCCGTATCTGTACACCCGGGAGTTGTCAACACCAACTTGACACGAGGTCTTAAGGAAACCTACCCATGGATTGTACCATATGTTGCGCCGATTGCCGGCGCCCTGTTTTTTAAGACTCCAGCGGAGGGTGCCAAAAATCAGCTGTGGGCATCCACAAACGAGAAAGTCATAAGTGGCGAGTTCTATTGGCCAGTCGGCCTTCTGGGCAAGGGCTCAGAAAAGTCAAAAGACACGGAAGCGGCCGAGAAACTGTGGGATTGGACTGAGAAGGAGCTGGATGCGTATTTGAAGCAGTGA